The sequence AACGAGCTGGACAAGGCCAACATCTCGCTCCGGCAGCAGCGGATCAAGACCACCGACACCGACGTCAGCCAGCAGGTCCAGCAGCTCGCCTCGGGCAAGCCCGACGCGATGGTCTTCTGGACCCCGCCGGAGCAGGCCACGCTGGCCGCCACCAGCGCCCAGCAGATCAGCTTCCGTGGGTCGATCTACTTCGACGCGGGGGCGGCCGGGGACCTCTTCCTCGGCGCGGCGGCCAAGGCGACCGAGAAGGCCACGCTGATCTTCACGCAGACCATGGTGATCGACGACGTGATCGCGACCACCCCGGCCAAGGCGGCGCGACGGCAGTGGTTCCAGGACTACACGGCACGCTTCGGCGGCTACAACGGGTCCTCGTCGTTCGCCGCCGACGCCGTCCAGCTGATCGCCGACGCCGAACTGCGCGCCGGTGGTGAGATCGGGAAGGTCGACCGCAACGGCATCCGGGACGTGCTGGAAACGTCCCAGATGGACGGCCTCTCCGGCCCGATCCGCATGACGCCGGACAACCACAGCGGCCTGATGCCGCAGGCGCTCACCACGCTTGTCGCCCGCAATGGTCGCTGGCGGTTGGCGGGGTAACGCTGGGGCCTTTATTTGGCGGGTTCGTTTCCCGGCCCTTCGTCGAGTGCCGGGTGGGGTGTGGCCGACCGTCCCCGGCTCCGGGCGGTCAGGCTTGATCCCTCCGCCGGGCACGGTCGGCCACACCTGACTCGCCTGCGGCTTCGACGGAACGGGCCGGCCTCCATGTGGAGGCCGGCCCTTCGCGTTTCTGGGGTTTATTTCTTCTGTTGGGTTAGCGGCTGCTGGTGGTTTCTCGCACCCAGGGGAGGGCGATCCGCTCGATCAGCAGGAGCGCCGAGTAGAGCAGGATGCT comes from Micromonospora vinacea and encodes:
- a CDS encoding ABC transporter substrate-binding protein, producing the protein MSPIRSATIAALASAVVATTLTGCQFGEAEQDTSPIVIAADLELSGAAATVGRTYQRALELKVEQLNSSGALNGRKIDLKVKDNRSDSAESLRNIVDFSSDSKVSAIIMGGCNECAVGAVGTINEKRIPTIALAASGAIAAPAAQRRYVFKLGPNAPDSAAALTTELRRNNIRKVGMLVSDDDYGQEGATALKNELDKANISLRQQRIKTTDTDVSQQVQQLASGKPDAMVFWTPPEQATLAATSAQQISFRGSIYFDAGAAGDLFLGAAAKATEKATLIFTQTMVIDDVIATTPAKAARRQWFQDYTARFGGYNGSSSFAADAVQLIADAELRAGGEIGKVDRNGIRDVLETSQMDGLSGPIRMTPDNHSGLMPQALTTLVARNGRWRLAG